Below is a genomic region from Actinoallomurus bryophytorum.
CAGGTAGCCGTCCGGATGCAGCACGCCGAGATCCCCGGTACGGAACCAGCCGTCGGGAACGGCGGTCGCGGTGGCCTCCTCGTCGCGGTAGTACCCGAGCATCACGTTGTTGCCGCGCAGCGCGACCTCGCCGATGGTCTCGCCGTCCGCCGGGACGTCCTCGCCCTCCGGGTCGACCACGCGCACGGCGCAGGAGATGACGTTCCCCACGCCCTGCCGGGCCCGTACGACCGCCTGCTCGGCGACCGGGAGGCGGTCCCACTCCGGCCGCCAGTCGCAGATGACGACCGGGCCGAAGGTCTCGGTCAGGCCGTACAGGTGGGTGACACGGAGCCCGAGCTCGCCGCAGCGCTCCAGCAGCGTCGGGGACGGCGGAGCCCCGCCGACGGCGACCACGACGTCACCGCCGGGCCGGGCCGCCGCGTGGTCGGCCAGCATGACCAGGACGGTCGGCGCCGCGCAGAAGTGCGTGATCCCCCCGCCGGCCAGCAGCTCCCAGACCCGCTCGACGTCGAGCCGCGGCAGGCAGACATGCGTACCCCCGGCCAGCGTCACCGCCCAGGTGAAGCACCAGCCGCTGCAGTGGAACATCGGCAGCGTCCACAGGTAGGTCGACTCGCTGTCCAGCTTGAAGTGCATCGCCATGGCCATGGCCTGCAGGTACGCGCCCCGGTGGTGGTACATGACGCCCTTGGGGCGCCCGGTCGTGCCACTGGTGTAGTTCAGCGCCATCAGCGCGCGCTCGTCGCTCACCGGGACCCGCAGCCGGCCGGCCTCGCCCAGCAGCCGCTCGTACTCCTCGCCCCCGCCGACGAGGCGGACCTCCAGGCCGGCGGTGATCTCGGCCGCCTCGGAGCCCAGCCCCGGATCGTGCAGCATCACCCGCGCGCCGGAGTGCTCGACGATGTAGGCGAGCTCGGCGGCCGAGAGCCGGGTGTTGAGCGCCACCAGCACCGCACCGGCGTACAGCACGCCGTAGTGCGCCTCCAGCATCAGGTGCGTGTTGGGCGCCAGCACCGCGACCCGGTCACCCGGCCGTACGCCCAGGTCGTGCAGCAGACCGGCCTGGCGCAGACACCGGTCGTGGAACTCCGCGTACGTGAGGCGCAGGGACCCGTCGACCACGGCCGTACGGTCGGCGAAGACCGCCGCCGACCGGTCCAGGTACGCCGTCGGCGTCAACGCCTCGAAGTTCACCACGGTGTCCACCACAGATCACACTCCTCCGCCGGGCAGGAGGCCGCCGAGTGTCTGGCCGGTCATTGGGGACGAACGCGACCTCGCAAGGAAAAGTACCGCCTGCGCGACGTCCGGTTGCTCCCCTGGGAAAGCCAGGTCCTCGGCCTGCCCGCCACCGCCGTCGGCTGGGGGATCTACTGCTTCATTGCCCCGCCGTGCGGCACGGGTGGCTCAGCGCATTCCGGCCCGGTGGAGGCGGTCGTGGGCTTCGTCTTGGGTCAGGCAGGTCACCGGCTGTCCGGCGGCGTGTTCGTTCTTGGCGTCGTAGGCCCTCGTCCAGACGCCTGCGGCCCAGCAGCGCTGTAGCTCACCGGGGCTGAAGGGCCGTCCGCGGGCGGTGGCGTAGGCGTCGAGGAACTCGCGGGTCTCGGTCACGGTGGCCGGTGCCGGGTAGGGGTAGATGGCCGCGGCGAGTCCGGCGATGATCGCTTCACTGTCGGCGATCAGGCTGTCCCAGTCGTAGGCCACCAGCAGCCGGTCGCCGTGCCAGCGCAGGTTGTCCGTTATCCAGTCGCCGTGCCCGATCACGGTCTGGCCGGGATCTTCCTGGAGCTTCTGCCGGGCGGCCTGGCCGGCCGCGTCGATCCAGTCCGGCCCGTCCACCTGGTTCAGGTCCATGTCCAGGTCCTCGGGCCATGGCCACAGCCCGCCCTGGCCGTGGTTCCACGCCGCCCACGGCGGTGCGGGCGCCAGCGAGGGCATCTGCTCGGGTCGGGGAGCCAGGTGCACCAGTCGCGCGAGCGCCGCGGCAAAGGGCTGAGCGGTGCGGCCGGAGTCGGGCAGCATGGCCCCGCCCGTGATGTGGCTCTCGGCGGTGGCTTCGTACTCACCGAGCGGTGCCGGGCCGGCCAGCGGCCGCGGGCAGGGATACCCGGAATCGAACAGACGGCGCTGCACCTCGGTACACGCGGCGAGCCGCGGCGCGGCCGGGCGGACCCGCACCACGACCTCACGCCCGTCGGCCAGCCGTGTTCCGATCACGCAGGTGAGGTGGCCGGTCCGGAACAGCTCGCTCTCCGCCGGACTGCCTAAATGCAGCTCGCACCACGTGGCCAGGCTCGCCGCGTCCACTACAGACAGTTCGAACGCCATCTGGCCATTCTCATCGAACCGTCCCACCACGGGGACCCGAGGTGACCACCAGCACGCTGATGGCACGGCCGGACCGCTGGGCGATCATGGTTTGCGGGACGAGGCGCCTCGTCGGCGTGCGGACGCCACGACGCCGTGACCACCTCCACCGCTGCGCCCTGCCCCGCTCCGTCCCCGAGTCAGAGGCCCCCGCCGAGGCGCTTGCGGGGCGGATATTCGGATGCCGGACGCTCCTCCAGGTCTGCATCATGAGCCGCATGCCGTCGCGTAACCGTCATCTGCCCCGAGGGCAGTCATGGCCGCTCACCCTCACCGACCTGATCGATGGGCTGGGTGACGCGTACTCCCTCGTGAAACGGCCCAGTTTCCACACGGGCATGGTCCCCGACGTGGTGTTGACGGTGCGTTGGACTCCCGCCCAGTCGTTCGACTACGGCATGGGAGGCATCCATCCGGACGCGGTCGGGATCGATGTCGTTGTCCGACCGGTGCGATCTTCGGACCGGCTTGCCGCGCGTTCGCTCCTGCGATCGCGCGGTCTGCCCCGGCTTCGCGAATGGGTGGAACGGACACAGACCGCGGCCGAGACATGGACCTCACGCGGCCGTTACGCCTACTGGTCGTACGCCGAGGACGAGTTGCACTTCGCCGGCGACCGGCCAGAGTGACCGCTTTTCACGGCAGCGTGGTCTGCCGGCGATGCCGCGGATGCGCTGAGGGGACAACAGCCCGTCCGTGGGCCCGGCCGCCTGATCGGCACGCGGCCGCAGATGCACGAAACCCCGGCGATCAACGTTTCCGCTGGTCAGCCGGGGCTTTTGCTTGATCCTCCGAGGCGCCCCCTGCAGGATTCGAACCTGCGCACCCGGCTCCGGAGGCCGGTGCTCTATCCCCTGAGCTAAGGGGGCTCGGGACGGGTAGAGGCTACCAGCATCGGGGTACCGGTCGCTCCGCGCAGGGCACCGGAGAACGGGCGGGGACCGCTGAACGCCGGGTGCCTCTATGGCTACGCGCTGGTTTCGGTCGGTCGTCTGCCCGATAACGATGGTGCTGCACGTTGCGGTTATCCGCGTGTTCACACCGGTCGACCCGCTAGCTTTGCGGCCGTGACCCTTGGACGCGTGCTGGTCGTCGATGACGACGAGGTGATCCGCCAGCTCATCGCCGTGAACCTCCAACTGGAGGGGTTCGAGGTGGCGACGGCTGTCGACGGGCAGGACTGTCTGGAAAAGGTGCGCGAGGTCGATCCGGATGTGATCACGCTCGACATCATGATGCCCAGGCTCGACGGCTGGGTCACGGCGGTGAAGCTGCGTGAGAATCCCGAGACCCAGGGCATCCGGGTCGTGATGATCACGGCGCGGGCGCAGGAGCACGACATCAGGCGAGGGCACGAGATCGGTGTGGACGCCTACGTGACCAAGCCGTTCGACCCCTCGGAGCTGATCCGTACGGTCCGCGAGCTGGCCGGCGCCGGCGCCGGCCCCAGGGAAGACCCCGACGACAGCGCGTGATCTCACATGCTGGTCGGATAGTCTCGTACCCGTGACCCCGGGTAGCCTCGCGCACGTGACCCCGGGCGAGCTGAGCAGTGCCGTCATCGCCGCCGTGCGTGATGCGGTGGCCGATGGTGAGTTCGCCGTTCCCGTACCCGACCGGGTGCCGATCGAGGCCACCGCGGCCGGCGACTACGCCACACCGCTTCCGCTGCGGCTGGCCGGCGTCGCGGGGCGGCCCGCCTCCGATGTGGCGGCCACGCTCGCCAGGCGGGTGATGAAACGGCCCGGAGTCCGCACCGCGCGTGTGACCGGGCCGGGGTTCCTGACCATCACGACGGACGCGCCGCTCATCGCCCGGATCGACGAGACGTACGGCCTGACGGCCGTCCCGTACGACGGGAAGCCGGCCTGGCCCACGCGTCCCCTGACCTTCGACAACCCCGGTTTCCGCGTGCGGTTCGCCTACGCGCGTGCCAGTGGCGTACGGCGGCACGCCGCCGACCTCGGGATCGACGAGGCCGGAGAGAAAACGGTCGGCAGGCTGGAGGATCCACGCGAACGCCTGCTCCTGCGGCGACTCGCGGACTTCCCCGGCCGGGCGGAGCAGGCGGCACGGCAGCGGACCCTCCGTCCCTTCATCCGGCACCTCGAGCAGATCGCCGACGCCTACCACGACGTCCACGAGCAGTGCCCGGCGCTGCCCAGGGGCGACGAGTGCGCCGGCGAACTCCACACGGCCCGGCTCGGCCTGGCCAGGGCCGTCCGTATCGTCTTGGGAAACGGCCTGCGGATGCTCGGCGAGATGCCGGACGACCGCCTGTGAGCGCAGTGAACGCACGACCCGCAATGGAGAGAGCATGAGCCGAGTTCACCCGGCCGGGCAACGGCACGCCGACGTGCTGCCGGAGGACCACCCGCTGCCGCCGGCGAACGACCTCAACCTGCTGGCGGCCGATGTCTGGCCGCGCAGCGCCCGCCGCGACGACGGTGCCCTGACGATCGGCGGTGTTGACGTACGCGACCTCGCGGGGGAGTACGGCACGCCGCTCTACGTCTACGACGAGGACGACTTCCGGTCCCGCTGCCGCGACTTCAAGACCGCCTTCTCCGACGGCGACGTCTACTACGCGGGCAAGGCGTTCCTGTGCACCGAGGTCGCCCGGTGGGTGGCCGAGGAGGGCCTGGGCCTGGATGTCTGCAGCGGCGGCGAGCTCGCCGTGGCACTGCACGCCGGCTTTCCGGCCGACCGGATCACCTTCCACGGCAACAACAAGTCGGTCGGCGAGCTGACCCGCGCCCTCGACGTCGGCGTCGGGCACATCGTGCTCGACTCCTTCGAGGAGATCGCGCGGCTCGGCTACCTCGCCAAGGAGAAGAACGCCCGGCCCAAGGTGATGATCCGTGTCACCACCGGCGTCGAGGCGCACACGCACGAGTTCATCGCCACCGCGCACGACGACCAGAAGTTCGGGTTCGCCCGCGAGACGGCGCTGGAGGCCGCACGGCGCGTCCTCGCCCTCGACGAGCTGGAGCTCGCCGGCCTGCACTCCCACATCGGCTCGCAGATCTTCGACACCGACGGCTTCGAACTGGCCGCCCGCCGTGTCGTCGACCTCCTGGTGGCCATCCACGACGAACACGGCGTCGAGCTGCCCACGCTCGACCTCGGTGGCGGCTACGGCATCGCCTACCTCGACGGCGAGGACCCCCTCGACCCCAAGCACATCGCCGACAACCTGAGCGGCATCATCACCCGCGCCTGCCGGGCACGAGATCTCGCGGTGCCGCGGCTGACGGTGGAGCCCGGCCGCACCATCGCGGGGCCGGGCGGGATCACGGTCTACGAGGTCGGCACGGTCAAGCCGCTCGACGGCCTCCGCACGTACGTCTCCGTCGACGGCGGCATGAGCGACAACATCCGGACCGCGCTGTACGGCGCGGAGTACACGAGCGTGCTCGCCTCACGCCGTTCGGAGGCCGCGCCGATGCTCAGCCGGCTCGTCGGCAAGCACTGCGAGAGCGGCGACATGGTCGTACGCGACCTGTGGCTGCCCGAGGACCTCGCGCCCGGTGACCTCGTCGCGGTGGCGGCCACCGGCGCGTACTGCCGCTCGCTCGCCAACAACTACAACCACCTGCTCAAGCCGGCGGCCGTGGCGGTACGCGGCGGGCGTTCCCGTCTGATCCTCCGCAGGGAGACGGAGGACGACCTGTTGCGCCTGGAGGTGTCGCCATGACCCGGCCGGCGCTGAAGGTCGCGCTGCTCGGCTGCGGTGTCGTCGGCACCGAGGTCGTACGCCTCCTGCGAAGCCAGGCCGACGATCTCGCCGCGCGCGTCGGTGTTCCGCTCGAGCTCGCCGGCATCGCCGTGCGCCGGCTCGACAAGCGGCGCGAGGGCGTTCCGCCCGAGCTGCTCACGACGGACGCCGTGGGCCTGGTGACCCGCGACGACGTGGACATCGTGGTGGAGGTCATCGGCGGTCTCGAACCCGCGCGCGGCCTGCTGCTCGCCGCGATGAAGTCCGGAAAGTCCGTCGTCACGGCCAACAAGGCGCTGCTGGCCGAGGACGGCGCGACGTTGTTCGGCGCGGCGAGGGAGTACGGCGCCGACATCTACTACGAGGCGTCCGTCGCGGGCGCCATCCCGCTGCTGCGCCCGCTGCGGGAGTCGCTGGTCGGCGACCACGTCCAGCGGGTCATGGGCATCGTCAACGGCACGACCAACTACATCCTCGACCAGATGGACTCCTCCGGCGCCGGCTTCGCCGAGGCCCTGGGCGAGGCCCAGGCCCTGGGCTACGCCGAGGCGGACCCGACGGCCGACGTCGAGGGTTTCGACGCGGCGGCCAAGGCGGCCATCCTCGCCCAGCTCGCGTTCCACACGCGGGTCACCGCCGCCGGGGTGCACCGCGAGGGGATCGCGGACGTGACCTCGGCCGACATCGCCAGCGCCAAGGCCATGGGCTGTGTGGTGAAGCTCCTGGCGATCTGTGAGCGGGTGCCGTCGCAGGAGCACCGGGCGGGCCGCGGCGTCTCGGTACGCGTCCACCCGGTGATGATTCCGCGCTCGCACCCGCTCGCGAGCGTCCGCGAGGCGTACAACGCCGTGTTCGTGGAGGCCGAGTCGGCGGGGTCGCTGATGTTCTACGGCGCGGGCGCCGGCGGAGCCCCGACCGCGAGCGCGGTGCTCGGCGACATCGTCGCGGTGGCACGCAACCGCGTGAGCGGCACGCGCGGGCCGGCCGAGTCGACCTATGCCGACCTGCCCGTACTCCCGATGGCCGAGACGATCACGCGCTACCACGTGGCGCTCGACGTGGCCGACCGCTCCGGCGTGCTCGCACGGGTCGCCGACGCGTTCGCCGAGAACGACGTGTCGATCCAGGCCGTACGCCAGGAGGGCCACGGCCGGGAGGCACAGCTGGTCATCGTCACTCACCGGGCCCCGGACGGCGCGCTGTCGGCCACCATCGAGGGCCTGCACGACCTGGAGATCGTCCGCGAGGTCGCCAGCGTCATGCGCGTCGAGGGCGACGAGTAGCCGGCACAGGGGGCTCGCCGAACCCCGGTGCGCGCAGGGGCTCTCGCACTACCATTCCCGGCGATGGCTGACAACGCGCCCACCGCGCCGCGGACCGGATCGCTCCTCGTGGCGATGCTGCCGGTCTCGGCGCTGCGGCTCGCCGCGCGGTTCTTCGTCCCGCTGGCCCTCTGGTACTCCGCCGGAGCGGTGGTGCGCTATCTGCTGATCCAGCGGATCTCCCGGCTCGGCCACGGCGGCCACCCCGGCATCCGTGCCGTGGTCGCGCTGCTCCCGCTCAGCGTCACCGTCCTGGCCTCGCTGGTCGTCACGATCGGGATGATGTTCACGCTGGGGCGCGGACTGTCGGTGATCAAGGATCCGGCCGAGGCGTACGTCGCGGCGATCGGCCGCACGCTGTTCCCCTTCGTCCTGGTCTATCTCGGCTGGAACCTCTACACCGATGATCTGCGCGAGGTGCTGCGGGCCGATGCCCAGCGGCTCGCCGACGCGGGTGACGGCATGAACGCCGGCAACATCCTCGATCTGCCGATCGCCATGGCACTCGTGGTCGCCGTCGTGGCATGGGTGCTGCGGGCGCTGTGCGAACGCCGGCACGAGACCAGGCCCGGCCGCGTACTCGAGCTCCTCATCGCCTTCCTCGAGGTCAACTTCACGCTGTACGCGCTGTACTCGATCGTCGCGCTCATCAGGATCGGTCAGCACTGGATCGCCGACCGCGTGTTCTGGCAGGCGATCACCGGCGCGCTGCACCTGCCGGGTCCGGGGCCGGTCGAGGACGCCCTCATCCTCCCGCTGGTGTGGCTGGCCATCGCCGCCATCGTCTACGGCCTGGAGATGCACGACCGCGCGGCGATCGAGGGCACGCCGCTGCAGGGGCTGCCCGACCGACTCGCCGGGCGCCCGCGCCGGCTGGCCGAGCTGACCAGCCGCGGTATGCGGGAAAAGTACGTGCCGGTCGTGCACGCGGTACGGCTGGTGTTCCGCGCGGGAGCGCCGGCGTTCGCGTGGTTCTGCCTCTGTTACGTGGCGATCGGCGCGCTGATGGACCGGGCCCAGCGCGGTGTCGTCATGCTCATCGGCACCGACCACACCGTGCGGTTCTGGAACCTCGCCCTGACGCCGATCGAGTTCGGCCACCGCCTGCTGGCCGAGATCCTGCGCCTGGCCCTGCTGGCCGCGATGTTCGAACTCGTGGTGCGCCGTGTCAGCGGCGGAAGACCAGCTGCGGACCGCCCAGAGCCGGTGACAGGTCCTGGTGCTGGTGGCGCATGACCAGCTCGAACGTGTCGGCCGCCCAGCTCGGCACGAGCCCCATCACCTGCGCGGGGTCCCTGCTGCCCGGGTAGATCGTGGTGTGCCAGGGGAAGGCGCTCCAGCTGTGCCCGGCGCGGTCGTGCAGCGAGTAGTCGATCTGGAAGTCACGGGGGCTCTTGGTGAGCGGCTCGGCCCGCAGCGTGGCGAGCACGAGCGTCTCGCCGGGCCGTGCCGGTGAGCCGATGCCCTCCGCCGGCAGGTCGCCGGGTCTCAGCACGGCACGGCCGTAGCCGACGAGCGTCCAGCGGATCTGCTGGAAGACGGCGGGCCGCCCGAACGCCACCGTACGGGTGTGGCCGCCGGGCACGTCCTGGCGGTAGTACTTCCACTGCGGGCGGAACGGCAGGTAGATCGCGGTGCCCGCCAGCACCAGCAGCGCCAGGATCCGCAGGAGGCGTTTCACGACGGCCCCGGCAGGCCGTAGCCCTGGGCCGCCGTGTGGTCCAGGCGTACGGCGTCCGCCGCCGAGATGCCGAGGTCGACGTGGGCCTCGTCGCTGAACCGGACCGGGTCGTTGCGGTAGAACCCGAACTCCGCGTCCTCGGTGTCACGGTCGGAGACGTAGAGGCGCGCGCCCGCCAGCGCCCGTGCCGGCACGTCGAACAGGTAGACGCCTCGCCGTGGCATTCCGGGCTGGAAGCGCAGGTAGCTCAGGGGCGTGACCAGGGGCTGGGACAGGATGCCGCCGCCGAGCTTGTCGGTCGGGTAGTAGTCGCCGTACGCGGTGTGCAACGTGGCCGACGCGACGTACACCGGCGAGCGCCGCGCCGCCACGGTGGCGATGACGACGGCGAAGACGCCGCCCGCCGGGATGATCTGTGGCTTGGCGCCGTAGGGCCCCTCCGGCACCCGGATCGAGCGCGCGGTCTGGACCTGCTCGACCCGGATCGTGAAGCGCGGCTCGGTGAGCGTACGGCCGATGCGCCCGTTCTCGACGAACGGGCCGTACGCGCGCTCGTAGCTCCAATGGGCACCCTGCAGGGCCACCGCCGCGCAGGCCAGCGCCACCGCGACGACGATCGATGCCAGTCGCCTCATCGCTTCACCGGCAGGGTCACGTTGGCGGCGAGTACCGGGATGATCTCCGTGACACGGCCCGACTTGTGGGTCAGCGGGTTGGTCTCGACCTTCTTCTCAAAGCGCCGGGCCTGCCATTCCCAGTAGCCGCGCGGGTCGAGGATCCCCGCCTCGGCGTGCTCGTAGCTCGCCAGCGCCACGGTGACCTGGTCCGGCACGACGGTCCGCGGGGTGAGCTCGTACTGCACCGCGACGTAAGTGGGCAGCTGGGGCTGGAGTGAACGGAAAAGGGTGTTCCCGGCGATGGCCTGGGCGTCGACGAGTTTCGGGAGCGGGCCGTTCCGGGAGTTCCAGTGGAGGAACATGCCGTGGGAGAACACTCCGTGGTCGCTGTCGGCGCCGCTCGTGCCGAGGGTCTCGCGGGTCGGGTTCGTCACCCAGGCGTTGATCACCAACAGCCGGCGCTCGGCGGTGAACTTCGTCTTCTTGACGACGGCGACGTGCGCTCCGACGAGCCGGGTGCGGAACAGGTGCTGGTCGACCTCCCGGCCGGGCGGCACGGACCGCGGGGTGTCGGCGGCGCGCAGGCCGCCGGACAGCCAGAGAACGCCCACACCGACGAGGACGGTCAGTGTGGCGGAGGCGGCGACACGTGCTCGGGGGCGCACGAGGCACAATGATAGGTGGGTCCCCCCGGCCGACATGGGCGAATACGGACCGGCCACTTCCGGCGCGTCCAACATGTGAAACGACGTGAGACGCGAGCGCCACGGCCCGTAGACTCGGCCCACGATCATCGCAGGTCAGGAGGAGCACGTGACCAAGGCATGGCGGGGGGTCATCGAGGAATACCGTGACCGGCTTCCGGTCACGGCCGACACGCCGGTCATCACCCTGCTCGAGGGCGGCACACCACTGCTCCCGGCTCCACGGCTCTCCCAGCTCACGGGCTGCGACGTCCACCTCAAGGTCGAGGGCTCCAACCCGACCGGTTCGTTCAAGGACCGCGGCATGACGCTCGCGATCAGCCGGGCCGCCGAAGAAGGCGCCAAGGCGGTCATCTGCGCCTCCACCGGCAACACCGCCGCAGCGGCCGCCGCCTACGCCGTACGCGCCGGCATGGTCTGCGCGGTTCTCGTGCCCCAGGGCAAGATCGCGATGGGCAAGCTGGCGCAGGCACTCGTGCACGGCGCCCGGCTCCTGCAGGTCGACGGCAACTTCGACGACTGCCTCGAGCTCGCGCGCAAGCTCTCCGCCGACTACCCGGTCGCCCTGGTCAACTCGGTGAACCGCTACCGGCTGGAGGGGCAGAAGACCGCCGCGTTCGAGATCGTCGACACGTTCGGCGCCGCACCGGACGTCCACTGCCTGCCCGTCGGCAACGCCGGCAACATCTCCGCCTACTGGATGGGTTACCAGGAATACGACACGCGCCCGCGCATGCTCGGCTTCCAGGCCGCCGGCGCCGCGCCGATCGTCCGTGGCGAGCCGGTCCTCGCACCGCAGACCATCGCCACCGCGATCCGCATCGGGTACCCCGCCTCCTGGGATCTCGCGATCCGTGCGCGCGACGAGTCCGGCGGCGCGATCGAGGCCGTCACCGACCGGCAGATCCTCGCCGCCTACCGTCTCCTGGCCCGTGAGGAGGGCGTCTTCGTCGAGCCCGCGTCGGCGGCGAGCGTCGCCGGCCTGCTGCAGGCCCGCGACGAGGACCTCGTACGGCCGGGGGAGCGCGTCGTCTGCACCGTGACCGGACACGGCCTGAAGGACCCCGACTGGGCGATCTCCGGCGCGCCCGCGCCGCTGACGGTGCCGGTGGACGCCCACGCGGCGGCGTCGGCCCTGGAGCTCACTTGACCCGAGCGGTACGCGTACGCGTCCCCGCCACCAGCGCCAACCTCGGACCCGGCTTCGACGCGCTCGGCCTGGCCCTGGGCCTGTACGACGACGTCGAGATCGAGATGGCCGGTTCCGGCCTGTCGATCGAGGTCAGCGGGGAGGGCGAGGACACGGCGGGCCGCGGCGAGGGGCACCTGGTCGCGCAGACGTTCCGTGCGGCGTACGCGGGCATCGGCGGCGCCGCGGAGGGCCTACGGATCCGCTGCGTCAACCGCATCCCGCACGCTCGCGGGCTCGGATCCTCCTCGGCGGCGACGATCGCCGGCATCCTGGCCGCGCGTGCCCTGCACCCCGATGGCGCGGAGTTCACCGACGAGGACGTCCTGGCACTGGCCACCCGTATCGAGGGGCATCCCGACAACGTCGCGCCCTGTCTCGCCGGCGGCCTCACGATCGCCTGGCAGACCTCCGGCGGGCCACGCCTGACCAGACTCGGCGTCTCCCCGCGCGTACGGCCGGTGGCGCTCGTACCGGACTCGCACCTGTCCACCGTGCGCGCCCGCGGGCTGCTGCCGGAGATGGTGCCCCACGCCGACGCCGCCGCGAACTCCGGACGCGCCGCGCTGCTCATCGCGGCGCTGACCGCGTCTCCCGAACTCCTCCTCGACGCCACCGAGGACCGGCTGCACCAGTCCTACCGCGCTCCGGCGATGCCCGAGTCGCTGGACCTGGTCGAGCGGCTGCGCGGAAAGGGCGTCGCCGCCGTGGTCTCCGGTGCGGGACCGACGGTTCTCGCACTCGCCTTCCGCGATGGCGAAGTTGATTCAATTGGCGCGGAAGTGGGTAGTTCGTGGCACATACAGCCGCTGGATGTGGCCCCCCATGGCGCATGCGTTCAGCCAATTGATCAGTGACACGCGACATCGACCTCTGGGGAATAGCAGTGTGCCCAGGTGATGTTAGGCTAAGTGCCGCACCAGATGCCCCGCTCGGGGGCGTGGGCTCGTCGGCCACTCCGGCTTATGCCGGCCGCGTGATGCGGATGTGGTTCCCCGGCACCGAAACCGCTCGTCGTTCATTGTTCAGGCAAAGCTTCGGACGTAACGGGATCGGGGATCAGATCCGGCGACCTGCCTCCACCATCTGGCTGTGGGCAGAACTCTTCGCCGATCAACACCAGATCAGCAGAGCTCGACTGATCCGGCGCCCCCGCCGGCTCGCACTACCGGGTTGCCTGGCCGACGGCGGCCACACCCGCTCCCTGGGAAGGACCCTTAGTGAGCGAATCCACCGAACTCCTCACGGACGCAGCTACAACGGCGCCTGACGCCACCCTTGCCGAAGAAGCGGCTCCTGCTGCTCCGCGGCGTCGTCGCACGGGCACCGGCCTGTCGGCGATGGTGCTCCCTGAGCTGAAGGCTCTTGCCTCCAGCCTCGGCATCAGCGGTACGGGCGGCATGCGCAAGAGCCAGCTCATCGCTGCCATCCAGGAGAAGCAGGCGCAGAACGCCGGCGGCGGTGAACAGGCGACATCGTCGCCTAAGACTGACAGTGAGCCCACGACGGCGCCGGTCGCCGCCGACACGGAGAGCGGCGAGTCCCAGCAGCCACGGCGCGAGCGCGCGCCCAGGCGCGACGACGCCGCCCAGCAGGGCCAGCAAGAAGTCCGGAGCGACTCGGCCGAGTCCGAGGGCGGTGCCCGTGAGGGCGGCGCTCGCGAGAACGGCCGCGAAAACGGCCGCGAAAACGGCCGCGAGGGCGGCGGTCGTGACGGCGGGGGCCAGCAGCGTCAGCGCCAGCGCAGCAACCGCAACCGCGACGGCCAGCGCGACGACAACCGTGGCCAGCGCGATGACAACCGCGGGCAGCGCGATGACAACCGCGGGCAGCGCGATGACAACCGTGGCCAGCGTGACGACAACCGCGGGCAGCGCGACGACAACCGCGGACCGCGCGATGACAACCGTGGCCAGCGCGATGACAATCGTGGTGGCGGCCAGGGTCAGCGCGGCGGCCAGGGTCAGCGCCAGAACGACCGGCAGAACGACCGCCAAAACGATGACGACGACGAGAGCGGTGGCCGCGGCCGCAGGCGCGGACGGTTCCGCGAGCGCAACCGTGGCCGTGGAACCGGCCGGGAGCGTTACGGCGAGGCCGACCCGGTGATCGCCGAGGACGACGTCCTGATCCCGGTCTCCGGCATCCTGGACATCCGCGACAACTACGCGTTCGTCCGTACGACGGGCTACCTGCCGGGCCCGCAGGACGTCTACGTCTCGCTGGCCCAGGTCCGCAAGTACGGCCTGCGCAAGGGCGATGTCATCACCGGCGCCGTGCGGCAGCCGCGCGACGGTGAGCGGCGCGAGAAGTTCAACGCGCTCGTCCGCCTCGACACGGTCAACGGCATG
It encodes:
- a CDS encoding AMP-binding protein encodes the protein MVDTVVNFEALTPTAYLDRSAAVFADRTAVVDGSLRLTYAEFHDRCLRQAGLLHDLGVRPGDRVAVLAPNTHLMLEAHYGVLYAGAVLVALNTRLSAAELAYIVEHSGARVMLHDPGLGSEAAEITAGLEVRLVGGGEEYERLLGEAGRLRVPVSDERALMALNYTSGTTGRPKGVMYHHRGAYLQAMAMAMHFKLDSESTYLWTLPMFHCSGWCFTWAVTLAGGTHVCLPRLDVERVWELLAGGGITHFCAAPTVLVMLADHAAARPGGDVVVAVGGAPPSPTLLERCGELGLRVTHLYGLTETFGPVVICDWRPEWDRLPVAEQAVVRARQGVGNVISCAVRVVDPEGEDVPADGETIGEVALRGNNVMLGYYRDEEATATAVPDGWFRTGDLGVLHPDGYLQIRDRAKDVIISGGENISSVEVEAALVSHPAVLEAAVVAVPDEKWGERPAAWVTLKDDGDVSADELREHVRGRLAGFKVPGRIEFGPLPKTGSGKIRKFELRSAAWAGHERLGPVGGGSDGV
- a CDS encoding phosphotransferase, with amino-acid sequence MAFELSVVDAASLATWCELHLGSPAESELFRTGHLTCVIGTRLADGREVVVRVRPAAPRLAACTEVQRRLFDSGYPCPRPLAGPAPLGEYEATAESHITGGAMLPDSGRTAQPFAAALARLVHLAPRPEQMPSLAPAPPWAAWNHGQGGLWPWPEDLDMDLNQVDGPDWIDAAGQAARQKLQEDPGQTVIGHGDWITDNLRWHGDRLLVAYDWDSLIADSEAIIAGLAAAIYPYPAPATVTETREFLDAYATARGRPFSPGELQRCWAAGVWTRAYDAKNEHAAGQPVTCLTQDEAHDRLHRAGMR
- a CDS encoding response regulator transcription factor, with product MLVVDDDEVIRQLIAVNLQLEGFEVATAVDGQDCLEKVREVDPDVITLDIMMPRLDGWVTAVKLRENPETQGIRVVMITARAQEHDIRRGHEIGVDAYVTKPFDPSELIRTVRELAGAGAGPREDPDDSA
- a CDS encoding DALR anticodon-binding domain-containing protein; this translates as MTPGSLAHVTPGELSSAVIAAVRDAVADGEFAVPVPDRVPIEATAAGDYATPLPLRLAGVAGRPASDVAATLARRVMKRPGVRTARVTGPGFLTITTDAPLIARIDETYGLTAVPYDGKPAWPTRPLTFDNPGFRVRFAYARASGVRRHAADLGIDEAGEKTVGRLEDPRERLLLRRLADFPGRAEQAARQRTLRPFIRHLEQIADAYHDVHEQCPALPRGDECAGELHTARLGLARAVRIVLGNGLRMLGEMPDDRL
- the lysA gene encoding diaminopimelate decarboxylase — translated: MSRVHPAGQRHADVLPEDHPLPPANDLNLLAADVWPRSARRDDGALTIGGVDVRDLAGEYGTPLYVYDEDDFRSRCRDFKTAFSDGDVYYAGKAFLCTEVARWVAEEGLGLDVCSGGELAVALHAGFPADRITFHGNNKSVGELTRALDVGVGHIVLDSFEEIARLGYLAKEKNARPKVMIRVTTGVEAHTHEFIATAHDDQKFGFARETALEAARRVLALDELELAGLHSHIGSQIFDTDGFELAARRVVDLLVAIHDEHGVELPTLDLGGGYGIAYLDGEDPLDPKHIADNLSGIITRACRARDLAVPRLTVEPGRTIAGPGGITVYEVGTVKPLDGLRTYVSVDGGMSDNIRTALYGAEYTSVLASRRSEAAPMLSRLVGKHCESGDMVVRDLWLPEDLAPGDLVAVAATGAYCRSLANNYNHLLKPAAVAVRGGRSRLILRRETEDDLLRLEVSP